In Pochonia chlamydosporia 170 chromosome 3, whole genome shotgun sequence, the following are encoded in one genomic region:
- a CDS encoding alcohol dehydrogenase protein (similar to Eutypa lata UCREL1 XP_007796504.1): MSVVSQPYPQAGAGSAIIQVLAAGVLTYAGRVYSGQKPYPYPTPFVPGLSAIGRISEVGPDATSLTPGQLVYFDCFIQGRDDPNSLILHGLSAGFSPASNKLMEGEWRDSTYAEYAKVPLENCFTMNEAVLMGGPGDGLGYTAVDLMYLAQISVPLGGLRDVGVTAGEKVIIAPAAGTFGSAAVIAALAMGAQVIAVGRNVDTLNMLKRVPHYGERIRTVCVTGDIDTDIRDITKHGLADVFFDISPGQAISSTHFKSGLMSLRRGGRVSLMGAHAELSLPTQFIMLNDITVKGKWMYTKDDIRKMISLAESGYIKLGDVGGIETVGAFRLEEFEEAFDTAANMRGPYLQTVITP; the protein is encoded by the coding sequence ATGTCGGTCGTATCTCAGCCATATCCACAAGCAGGAGCAGGCAGTGCAATTATCCAGGTCCTAGCCGCCGGTGTCCTCACATACGCAGGACGGGTTTACAGTGGCCAGAAACCATACCCATATCCAACACCCTTTGTTCCAGGGTTATCAGCAATCGGCCGCATCTCAGAGGTTGGTCCAGACGCAACATCTCTTACACCCGGACAACTTGTCTACTTTGATTGTTTCATTCAAGGTCGCGACGACCCCAACTCTCTAATTCTTCACGGGCTATCCGCCGGGTTCAGTCCCGCGAGTAACAAGCTCATGGAGGGAGAATGGCGGGACAGCACCTACGCCGAGTATGCTAAAGTTCCTTTGGAAAACTGCTTTACCATGAATGAGGCTGTTCTTATGGGTGGTCCGGGAGACGGATTGGGCTACACCGCCGTTGACTTGATGTATCTTGCTCAAATTTCGGTGCCACTTGGTGGCTTACGAGACGTCGGTGTCACTGCTGGGGAGAAGGTCATTATTGCTCCTGCAGCAGGCACTTTTGGCAGTGCTGCAGTTATTGCGGCATTGGCTATGGGAGCGCAAGTTATTGCCGTTGGGCGGAATGTTGATACTCTGAATATGTTGAAACGAGTGCCTCACTACGGCGAGAGAATCCGAACTGTGTGTGTTACCGGAGATATTGACACAGATATTCGGGATATTACAAAGCATGGTCTGGCGGATGTATTCTTCGACATATCACCGGGACAAGCCATTTCCAGCACCCATTTCAAAAGCGGCCTCATGTCGCTTCGTCGGGGCGGCCGTGTAAGTCTGATGGGTGCTCACGCGGAATTGAGTCTTCCAACGCAGTTCATCATGTTGAATGACATTACTGTCAAGGGAAAGTGGATGTATACGAAAGACGATATTCGAAAGATGATTTCGTTGGCGGAGTCGGGGTACATCAAGTTGGGTGACGTTGGTGGTATCGAAACGGTTGGGGCATTTCggttggaggagtttgaggaagCGTTTGATACGGCTGCCAACATGAGAGGCCCGTATTTGCAGACTGTTATTACGCCTTGA
- a CDS encoding penicillin-binding protein (similar to Metarhizium acridum CQMa 102 XP_007813895.1), producing the protein MDILLIIYTICACVVAGRNCALCATKSVPGGQYGGDDISVANEAFERFILGQMEEWHVPGLAMAIVEGNKTWSKGFGYGTLRSEPVTPSTLFYCGSMTKSFTAAALSLLVDDHNNTLQWTTPISSLLKDFILSDNWATEHITIQDALSHRTGYPRHDFSGPFGNSSMDMIRRFRHLPMSKEPRVIWQYNNMMYGTLGYLVEQVSRIKLPEFFRRRLWHPMGMMNTYLDPDEALASGNQLAHAYYYDNDTQTFGLLPWNDEASVAGAGMAISSVLDWSRYIRHMIEESGPISKAGHAALKAPHMVSEQDRRIYSGTEFYGLGWASNIIQNEAVWYHSGRVSGMLSYMAFVPSRQFGFVIMLNTESVAALDSVFSATLFNYFRVAESKHSNIRAEWYDLLKASDENLRNCSARLYPGFSTDATPSKIALDDLVGRYYNDGYGYANITLRCDDWQSPAGSPTKFTLTPDRCRLVIPRSELFGKRVSFQLQYVTGDKWLAWLFVDDYETVKRPTGCYRAELKLGDGGKPDGLGT; encoded by the exons ATGGACATCTTGCTCATTATTTACACAATATGTGCTTGTGTCGTCGCTGGTCGAAATTGCGCGCTCTGTGCGACTAAGTCTGTGCCCGGCGGACAATACGGCGGTGATGATATTTCAGTCGCTAATGAAGCGTTTGAACGATTCATTCTGGGACAGATGGAAGAATGGCACGTTCCTGGTCTTGCAATGGCCATTGTTGAAGGAAATAAAACCTGGTCCAAG GGCTTTGGATATGGAACTTTGCGCTCTGAACCAGTCACTCCTTCAACGTTATTCTACTGTGGTAGTATGACCAAATCATTCACAGCGGCAGCATTATCGTTACTTGTTGATGATCACAACAATACACTTCAATGGACCACACCAATCTCCAGCTTGTTGAAGGATTTTATCCTGTCGGATAATTGGGCTACTGAGCATATAACTATTCAAGACGCGCTAAGTCACAGAACTGGATACCCTCGACATGACTTCTCAGGTCCGTTTGGAAACTCCTCCATGGATATGATTCGTAGATTTCGGCACCTTCCCATGTCGAAAGAACCTCGAGTCATTTGGCAGTACAACAACATGATGTACGGCACATTGGGATACCTAGTAGAGCAAGTAAGCAGAATCAAGTTGCCCGAGTTCTTCCGGCGCAGATTATGGCACCCGATGGGCATGATGAACACATATTTGGACCCGGATGAAGCATTAGCGAGCGGAAATCAGCTTGCCCATGCGTACTACTACGACAACGATACTCAGACATTCGGACTCCTGCCGTGGAATGACGAAGCGagtgttgctggtgctggtatGGCGATATCGTCTGTACTCGACTGGTCTCGATATATACGACACATGATTGAAGAATCAGGACCTATTTCAAAAGCTGGCCATGCTGCACTAAAGGCACCGCACATGGTCTCGGAACAAGACAGACGCATATACTCTGGCACAGAGTTTTACGGTCTAGGATGGGCATCTAATATTATCCAAAATGAAGCCGTGTGGTATCACTCTGGCAGAGTGAGTGGCATGCTGTCATACATGGCATTTGTTCCAAGTCGGCAATTTGGCTTCGTTATAATGCTTAATACCGAGAGTGTGGCAGCACTCGACTCCGTGTTCTCTGCTACTTTGTTCAACTATTTTAGGGTAGCAGAATCGAAGCACAGCAACATACGGGCAGA ATGGTATGACTTATTAAAGGCTTCAGATGAGAATCTGCGCAATTGCTCGGCTCGATTATACCCTGGTTTCAGTACTGACGCAACTCCGTCAAAGATAGCACTGGATGATCTTGTGGGACGCTACTACAATGATGGCTATGGCTATGCCAATATAACTCTCAGATGCGACGACTGGCAATCTCCGGCAGGCTCACCAACAAAGTTCACTCTGACACCTGATAGGTGCCGGCTGGTTATCCCCAGGTCAGAGCTGTTTGGAAAAAGAGTGTCGTTTCAGCTGCAGTACGTAACTGGAGACAAGTGGCTGGCATGGCTATTTGTTGATGACTATGAAACAGTTAAGCGGCCTACCGGCTGCTATCGAGCTGAACTTAaacttggtgatggtggaaAGCCGGATGGCCTTGG AACATAG